Proteins found in one Zea mays cultivar B73 chromosome 1, Zm-B73-REFERENCE-NAM-5.0, whole genome shotgun sequence genomic segment:
- the LOC103641440 gene encoding oligopeptide transporter 5-like yields the protein MEPVEPQQQVELNRLNASSRPGTNGGSARTEKEEEVDDCPIEEVRLTVPITDDPALPALTFRTWFLGLLSCALLAFSNQFFGYRQNPLYISSLSVQIVVLPLGKLMAACLPTKAVRVMGRSFSLNPGPFNLKEHVLITIFANTGSNSVYAVGIITIVKAFYHREIHPLAAMLLTQTTQLMGYGWAGLFRKFLVDSPYMWWPANLVQVSLFRALHERETRRPRGGTTRLQFFLTVLATSFAYYIVPNYLFPTISTVSVACLVWRRSVTAQQIGSGVYGLGVGAFGLDWATVAGFLGTPLSTPAFAIANIMAGFFLIVYVIVPFAYWSDAYGARRFPIISSHVFMANGSRYDVNRVLGAGTFQFSQAGYDGAGQIHLSIFFAFSYGLSFATLAATLSHVALYHGRSIWEQTRATVRAAGGDVHARLMRRNYAAVPQWWFQVLLLLVLGLSLFTCEGFGRQLQLPYWGVLLAAGLAFFFTLPIGIITATTNQQPGLNVVTELIIGYLYPGRPLANVAFKTYGYISMSQAIMFLQDFKLGHYMKIPPRSMFAVQLVGTVLASSVYFATSWWLLESVPGICDPARLPEGSPWTCPGDDVFFNASIIWGVVGPLRMFGRLGLYAKMNYFFLAGALAPVPFWALARAFPDSAWAPWLRLVNMPVLLGATGMMPPARSVNYLMWGAVGLAFNYVVYRRYKAWWARHNYVLSAGLDAGVAFMGILSYAVLQSRGVNGIDWWGLQVDDHCALARCPTAPGVRAPGCPVH from the exons ATGGAGCCGGTGGAGCCTCAGCAGCAAGTGGAGCTCAACCGCCTGAATGCCAGCTCCAGGCCAGGCACCAATGGCGGGAGTGCAAGAACAG AGAAAGAAGAGGAAGTAGACGACTGCCCCATCGAGGAGGTCCGGCTGACGGTGCCGATCACCGACGACCCGGCATTGCCCGCGCTCACGTTCCGGACATGGTTCCTGGGGCTCCTCTCCTGCGCGCTGCTGGCCTTCTCCAACCAGTTCTTCGGCTACCGCCAGAACCCGCTGTACATCTCCTCGCTGTCGGTGCAGATCGTGGTGCTGCCTCTCGGCAAGCTCATGGCGGCGTGCCTCCCCACCAAGGCCGTCCGGGTCATGGGCCGCTCCTTCTCCCTCAACCCGGGGCCCTTCAACCTCAAGGAGCACGTCCTCATCACCATCTTCGCCAACACCGGCTCCAACTCCGTCTACGCCGTCGGCATCATCACCATCGTCAAGGCCTTCTACCACCGGGAGATCCACCCGCTGGCCGCCATGCTGCTCACCCAGACCACGCAGCTCATGGGGTACGGCTGGGCCGGCCTCTTCAGGAAGTTCCTCGTCGACTCCCCCTACATGTGGTGGCCGGCCAACCTGGTGCAGGTCTCCCTCTTCCGGGCGCTGCACGAGAGGGAGACCAGGAGGCCCAGGGGAGGCACCACCAGGCTGCAGTTCTTCCTCACCGTCCTCGCCACCAGCTTCGCCTACTACATTGTGCCCAACTACCTGTTCCCGACCATCTCCACCGTCTCGGTGGCGTGCCTCGTCTGGAGGCGCTCCGTCACGGCGCAGCAGATCGGGTCCGGCGTGTACGGCCTCGGCGTCGGCGCCTTCGgcctggactgggccaccgtggccggGTTCCTCGGCACGCCGCTGTCGACGCCGGCGTTCGCCATCGCCAACATCATGGCGGGCTTCTTCCTCATCGTCTACGTCATCGTCCCCTTCGCCTACTGGAGCGACGCGTACGGCGCCAGGCGCTTCCCCATCATCTCCTCCCACGTGTTCATGGCCAACGGCAGCCGGTACGACGTGAACAGGGTGCTGGGCGCCGGCACGTTCCAGTTCAGCCAGGCCGGCTACGACGGCGCCGGCCAGATCCACCTCAGCATCTTCTTCGCCTTCAGCTACGGGCTCAGCTTCGCGACGCTGGCGGCCACGCTGTCCCACGTCGCGCTCTACCACGGCAGGTCCATATGGGAGCAGACCAGGGCGACGGTGCGTGCCGCCGGCGGCGACGTGCACGCCCGGCTGATGAGGAGGAACTACGCCGCCGTGCCGCAGTGGTGGTTCcaggtgctgctgctgctcgTGCTCGGCCTCTCGCTCTTCACCTGCGAGggcttcggccgccagctccagctCCCCTACTGGGGCGTCCTCCTGGCCGCCGGCCTCGCCTTCTTCTTCACGCTCCCCATCGGCATcatcaccgccaccaccaaccagCAGCCGGGGCTCAACGTCGTCACGGAGCTCATCATCGGTTACCTCTACCCGGGGCGGCCGCTAGCCAACGTGGCGTTCAAGACGTACGGCTACATCAGCATGTCGCAGGCCATCATGTTCCTGCAGGACTTCAAGCTGGGCCACTACATGAAGATCCCGCCGCGCTCCATGTTCGCCGTCCAGCTCGTCGGCACCGTGCTGGCGTCGTCGGTCTACTTCGCCACGTCGTGGTGGCTGCTGGAGAGCGTGCCGGGCATCTGCGACCCGGCGAGGCTGCCGGAGGGGAGCCCCTGGACGTGCCCAGGCGACGACGTCTTCTTCAACGCGTCCATCATCTGGGGCGTCGTCGGCCCGCTGCGCATGTTCGGCCGCCTCGGGCTCTACGCCAAGATGAACTACTTCTTCCTCGCCGGCGCGCTGGCGCCCGTGCCCTTCTGGGCGCTGGCGCGCGCGTTCCCGGACAGCGCATGGGCGCCGTGGCTCCGCCTCGTCAACATGCCTGTGCTGCTGGGCGCCACGGGGATGATGCCGCCGGCGCGCTCCGTTAACTACCTCATGTGGGGCGCCGTCGGACTCGCGTTCAACTACGTCGTCTACCGGCGGTACAAGGCCTGGTGGGCGCGGCACAACTACGTGCTCTCCGCAGGCCTCGACGCCGGCGTCGCCTTCATGGGCATCCTCTCCTATGCCGTGCTGCAGTCCAGGGGCGTCAATGGCATCGACTGGTGGGGGCTGCAGGTCGACGACCACTGCGCGCTGGCCAGATGCCCCACGGCGCCGGGAGTCCGTGCGCCCGGCTGCCCCGTTCACTAG